The Bacteroidota bacterium region TATTCGGTACAATATACTCCCTGCGCATTTTAGCACGCATAAATTCAGGAAAGTCCTGCGGATAAAACTGGTAATTACTGCCTAAATACATATCTAACCCAATACCAATGATGCTGTCATACGCATTATGTGCTTCACCAAACTCAGAAATATAGCTGATAAAGCGCGGTATTTTGGCATTTTTGAACTGCGCTTTATACCTGCTCATGGCTAACGAAATACCATCTTCCACATCCGTTAAATTAGGAAACACACTATCCACTTCCTGCTTTATAATTTGAATACCCGGATATCTAATAAAGCCAACCAAGCTGTTGGCAAAGTAAGGATCATTGGTTTGAGGCATTATAGCCAAAGTGTTTTCGCAAAAGCCAAAATAAAAGTCGCCATATTTTTGGGCTAAATTTTTAAAATGGTTAGGGTCAATATGGGCTGTATCAACCTTTAAAAGATCACTGTCAAAACGAATAATTTTAATTTTCTCTACATCCTTAGCAGCTTCATTTATAGTTGAATCGCTGCCACAAGCGCTCAGCAAACACAAAAAACCAAATAAATAAAAAATCTTAGTTAAGTTTCTAAAACTATCAATAAATTGCAACGCCTTCATGGCAACAAAAATATGAGAATTAGAAACATTTTAGCTTTATTTATTACAATAATTTCGATAGTGCCATTAATGGCACAAAGCGATGATGATATACCTTATGAGTTTGGTTTGCGTATAGCACCACAATTAAGTTTTTCATCGCCCGATAGCAAAAGTTTAAAAGATGGCGGCAGTAGTTTAGATTGGAATTTTGGTTTTCATGTAGCTAAAAAGTTTAATGATCGTTATGCCATAGCTACTGAAGTAAACGTAATTAACATGACCTCTAAAGTTAAGTTTAGCGAAACCATGTATGTGGAGTCGGCAAAAATAACAGGCGGAGGAGCTTATACCAGCGATATGGCTATAAACTACAATTTGCGTTACTTGCAGGTGCCTATTTTGTTTAGAATGCGCACTACACCCATTAAAAACAAATGGCGCATATTTGGCGAGTTTGGAATGGGCTTTGGTTTTTTGTTGCGCAGTAAAGCCGATATAAACTCAAGCGTATTAAAGTTGGAAGATGTAGATGTAGACAATCCCGATAATGCAGATAAATTTAAATTAAGAGATGACGCTACCAGTGGCGAAAACAGTACCAAAATAAATTTTATGCGTCCGTCATTTATTATAGGTGGAGGTGCTACTTATGATTTGTTCGGGCAAACCAAAATGTATGCCGGCTTGCGTTACGATGGTGGTTTATACGATTACATGGATGCCAGTAAATGGAATGCTACCAATAGTTTTACGGCATTAAACATTGGTATTATATTTTAACAGTTAAGTTGATAGTTTAACAACAATGGCTTTACTATTCAGCCATTGATTTTAGTTAAAAACTAATATTTACATATATTGAAAATTAGTATTGCACAATTGAATTACCACATTGGTAATTTTGAGTCAAATAAAAATAAAATGATAGCGGCCATTCAACAGGCCAAAGCAGAACAAGCCGATTTGGTCGTATTCTCCGAGCTATCTATGTGTGGTTATCCGCCCCGCGATTTTTTAGAGTTTAACGATTTTATTAAACTCAACAACGAAGCCATTAGCGAAATAGCGCTACATTGTACCAATGGTATTGCAGCCATTGTTGGTTCACCTACTATCAATCCGGAAACACAAGGCAAAGATTTATTTAACTCCGCTTTGTTTTTACACGAAGGAAAAATAGCACAAACAATTAGTAAAACGCTTTTGCCCAATTATGATGTGTTTGATGAGTACAGGTATTTTGAACCCAACAGACATTTTGAAGTAGTACATTACAAAGGAAAAAAATTAGCCATTACTATTTGTGAAGACTTATGGAACTTAAATGGTAACCCCATGTACATTCAGTGCCCGATGGATGAACTAATAAAACAAGCACCGGATTGTATTATAAACATAGCCGCTTCACCATTTAGCAAAAGCCAGAAACAAACACGTTTTGAAGTATTACAAACCAATGCCATTAAGTATAAACTACCTTTGGTATATGTAAACCATATAGGCGCACAAACCCAACTTATATTTGACGGAGGTAGCTGTGTACTCAATGCCAAAGGTGAGTTAGTACAACAGTTAAAATACTTTGCAGAAGATAATTGTACTATTGTTTTAGATGATATACAAACACAAACACCCATAGCCAATGTTTTGCCTGCAACAGGTATTGATTATGCCAATATAGAATCAGCCTTAGTTTTAGGTATAAAAGAGTATTTCCATAAACAAGGATTTACCAAAGCCATATTGGGTTTATCAGGTGGAGTTGATTCGGCTTTGGTCGTGTATTTAGCAGCCAAAGCATTGGGGGCTGAAAATGTATTGGCCGTTATGTTACCATCGCAATACAGCAGCGACCATTCAGTAAGTGATTCCCAACAATTGGTAAAAAACTTAGGCGTGCAAAGTGATTTAATTTCAATTGAAAATACTTTTGAAGCCCTGCAACAAAGTTTAAGCAAGCAGTTTGCTAACACAGAATTTTCCATAGCTGAAGAAAATATGCAAAGCCGCAGCCGCGCAGTTATACTAATGGCTATGGCCAATAAGTTTGGTTATATTTTACTTAACACCAGCAATAAAAGTGAGCTAGCCGTAGGTTACGGAACTTTGTATGGCGATATGTGTGGCGGCTTATCAGTAATTGGCGATTTATACAAAACAGAAGTCTATGGTTTGTGTGAGTTTATCAATAGTCAGAAAGAAATAATACCTGCTAATATATTAAGCAAAGCACCCAGTGCCGAGTTAAGGCCTAACCAAAAAGACAGTGATTCATTACCCGATTACGAAGTGCTTGATGCCATATTGTTTCATTACATAGAACAACGAAAAGGGCCCGATGAAATTATCGCTTTGGGTTTTGAAGAAGCCTTGGTAAAACGCACTTTAAAAATGGTAAATACTAATGAGTGGAAACGCTTACAAGCACCACCCGTATTGCGTGTATCGGCCAAAGCCTTTGGTCCCGGCCGCAGAATGCCTTTGGTTGCAAAATATTTAGGATAATGAATTATCTGTAGAGACGTTGCATGCAACGTCTTTTTTGTTTTCCATAAAGGTTGGTGAGGACACCAACCACGGACAAATGATATCAAATATGAAATGCAAAGACGTTGCATGCAACGTCTCTACCTGTTAACATATTAATCAATCAACTATTTCTCCTTACTACCTTTACACGTCAAGGTATCTATCCTATTAGGGTTTAAAATAAAATTATTTGGAACCATTTTAGTTTCTTGTGGTTGCGTAGCTTTAATAGCTAACACATATTTATAAACAGCATCTTTTTCTGTTGCTGTTAATTTTGCCAGTGGAGCCATATCGTTTATAAGACCTACCCAAGATTGTTCCGAATAGTTATAGATACTTTTTGTACCATGGCAATTAGTACATGCACCTATATACAATGCATGGCCTTCCGTTAAAGTTTTCATGGTTACTTCGCTGTACTTTACTTGTATAGCAGCTAATTCTTCATTACCCGGAGCAAAAACGCCAGTTTTTGATTTAACTGTTGTTGCAGGTGTTGTGGGAGTTGGTACAACAGTGGTAACAGGGGTAGAGGAAGTAACAGGAGTGGCTATTTTTTTTACAGTGCTACATGCTACAATAATTAAAGCTGTTAAAGCAAAAGAATAAGTTATAAGTTGTTTCATAAGGACAAGATATATTTTAAAATATAACCATGCTCACCTTTAACACTACATTAACAACTAATTAAGAATAAATTGATTTTTGTAAAAGACGTTGCATGCAACTTCTCTACGCTATCAACTACATAAATAATAAAACAACAAAACCAATAGACCTTGTAATAACATGGTTCCATCCAGTATGCCATAATGATATAAAGGCAAAGTTTTGAGGTATTTATTTTTTAAAAATATAAAAGTACTGATAACCGAAATACAAATAGCCGGAATTATAAACCACTGTTGCGTATAGATATAATGAACCAAACAAATACCAAAGCATAAACCCAGTGAAAAATTAGCCAAACGCATAGCATTGTTTTCGCCTATATGTAAAGGAATAGTTTGCAAGCCCTCTTGCTTATCAGCATCAATATCGCGTACATCAAAAGGAAGTGTAATAGCAAATACAAATAAAAAGCGCTCCACAAGCATACTAAGCACATGCGTATGAAGAATGGATATACCTGAATGAATAACAGGTAACAAAATGGTTATGGTTGACCATACAAAAGCAATCAGAAATATTTTTAAAAAAGGAATCTGCCTCAGCCTGAATAAGCCTTTACTTTTATTGGTTAATGGGGTAGAATAAAATAAGGTAATTAAGGCAATGGGAATAAGCGTAATGAGTACCGTATTTTTTGCCAATAAAACGGCAATAACAAAACCAATAACAGAAACGGCAACAATGAAATAAAAAGCAGGTAAATTATTGTTAACCCATTTGTGTTTGGGGTCTTGCAATGCTTCCTTATTTGTAATAACAGTAATTAAACGGTGCAGGTTATATTCAAACAAGGTAGCAAAGAAAATAAGAAACAAATAGGGATGCCACTGCGGATTGCTGCCTAATTGCAGTTGTGTAGCTACTGTTAAAAAAACTGCAGCCAGTGCAATGTATATATTTGATTGTATGAATACCTTAATGAGTTTCAAAGCAGTTAAAGCAAAATTTTTCTTTTACAACATACACCATTACAAAAATGGTTCTAGGCAAAGGTGCTTAATTTTTTATTTTTACTATACATGATTAATAAGAGTTATTACCAAACAAAAAAGACCACTTTAAACTAAAGTGGTCTTTTGGATAGATAGAAAAATTAAGTTTTTAGTTAAGCATATCTTTCATACCAAATGCAGTTAAAAAACTACCAAATCCTTCTTTTACATTGGCATTTGCTTTCTCTGCAATGTCACCTGTCAATCCATCAATAACGGTTCTTAACGGACGTTGTCCTTTCGGAGTTTCAATCAGTTTAACAATGGCATCAGGTATCATTTGCGGGTTTGGTTTTGTGGCTTCAAACATTTCGCCAATACCGCTGCCTATTTGCTCAGGTACTTTAGCCAAATCGCCATAACCGGCTGCTACTGCTGCATCTGAGCCGTATACCGATTTGCCGAATATTTCAGTTGGAAAAGCACCCGGTTGAATCATGACCACATCTACACCCAACGGTCTTACTTCATAATGTAATCCTTCAGTTAAGCCTTCAACTGCAAATTTGGTACTGTTATAAACCGTCATAAATGGGGCAGAAAAACGACCCAACACACTTGATGTATTAATGATTAAACCTTCACCTTGTTTTCTCATGTGTGGTAAACCCGATTTAGTTACCCTCCAGGTTCCTTTTAAGTTCACATCAAACATATTTTCTAAATCAGTTTCGGTATATGTTTCAGCTATTCCACCACCAAAGTAGCCGGCATTGTTTACTATTACATCCAATTGTCCTTCTTTCGCTATAACATTAGCAACTACTTCATCAACGTTTGCGAGTTGCGTTACATCAAGCTCCACTACATGCACATTTTCCAGAGCCGAAAGCTCCTGTGCTTTCTCTGCATTTCTTCCCTTTATATCGCGCATGGTAGCGTAAACGGTATAACCTTTTGCTGCACAAGTTTTAGCTGTTAAGTAACCAAAACCACTATTTGTTCCTGTAATTAATACAACTTTTTTGTTCATAATCATTTATTTTTTTTATAATTGTTACACAAAGTTACTTTTAAAAGTAACAAAAGGTTACTATTGTACTCAGAAACTAGTTACCTTTATGTAACAAATATTGATTATGAACGCAGAAATTTGTAAATGCCCTTTAACCGAATCACTTGCCATTATTGGTGGCAAATGGAAACCTGTAATTATTTATAACTTAAGCAAAACCAAGAAGCGGTTTGGGCAGTTGGATGTAGCTATACCCGGCATTTCCCGCAAGGTATTGACCGCCCAGCTGAATGAATTGATAGAAGATAAATTAGTACTCAGGAATTCGTTTGCCGAAACACCTCCACGAGTAGAGTATAGCTTAACAGCCAAGGGGAAAGAGTTATTACCCATACTGTCGGCTATAGCCAAATGGGGAAAATATTTATTGGAAGAATAAGAGTGTTACTCAACTTCGGTTTTTTTATCCCAGAACCGAAGCATAAAAAACCAGAAAGGAACAGATAATCCAAATATAATATAGATAGCAGGGCTTCCGCCATCAGCTAATATATCAACCCAGGCATGCAGCGTAACAGCCACCATAATAGATTTACTTCTATCCGTTGCTATACCAAGTATAAGCGATAATACCATACAAGCAGCCATCATAATGGCTACACGTACAATAATTTGTTGCAATTCACCATGTCCCATTCTGTTGGTAAAATGCCATAGTTCCCACATGGCACCTATTAACATGAAGCGATAAACAGGTTTAACAGGAGCCAGTGCATCTTGCAAAAATCCCCTCCAGCCAAGCTCTTCACCTAAAATAGATATGAACCCCAAAATACCTAAAATCCAGGGAGCCAAATGCGGATTTATATCGTCCATACCCACGCTGGAGCCGGGAATGCTCAAAGCCAGTATAGGTACAAAATAAAAAAGTAAGCTTTTATATACAGAAGTACCAAAGAAAGTGATGGTTTTATGGTGCGATTTTTTAAACACATACAAACAAATAATAGCAGCAACACCCGGCCCCCACATATAACTCCATGTTTTAATAAAACCCGGAATGCCCAGTTGCTGCCAGCTTTCAGTGTTCATATCGCGCCACCAGAAAAAAGGCCACGAAAAAGCACAGGCTATTACATAATAAACGATTACAGAAGTCCAGTTTACTTTTTTAGGTTGTTCTGTTTGTATTGATTCTTCCATAATCTCTCAGTATTTATTTTGTATTTTAAGCTTTCTTATAACCTCTTTCTGTCATTCATTTATAAAAAAGGCAATAAGTTTTTTTAGTTCTGTGTTTCTTTACTTCAATATAAAAATGCAATATATATTTACTATTTAATAATTTCAGTTACACTATTCAGTTTTGATAAATGAGTATAACACTGTTGTTTCAAATTGCCACTTAGTTTATATGTAATAAAATCACTTTTTATTGCCAAAGCATTTTTTAGCTTTGCACACACCTTTGAGAAAAAGTATACCCATATTATTAGCATTTGTATTTATTGCACAGTTTGTAAGCAAAATTGTAGTAATAGGTTATTACCATGCCAATAAGGAATACATTGCTAAAAACCTTTGTGTAAATAGAGCCAATCCCGAGTCATGCTGTAAAGGTTCATGTTTTTTAAACGATAAGTTACAAAAAACAGAAGACACCAACAATCAGAAAAGTCCATTTATGATAAAGTTAGTAAACGAAAGTTTGTTTATTAACAATTCCATACTTGCCGACTGTTTAGATGCAATACATTATACTATAAAAGAAAACTTTATAGCCTATAGCCATAACTATAGCTATGCAAGTTATGCTGCCATTTTTCGTCCACCCAATACATTATTGGTATAAGCGTACAACGCTTTTATTTTGATAACACGGCTATATGGCCATGTTTAACAATACTCGTAATATTTTTTAATAAACTTATTGTGCAGTATGTTTTTATATCAATTCAATCATATCAATTATTTTAATTTAAACAACCATGAAAAAAATTATAGTATTATTATTAAGTCTTATATCGTTTTCAACCATTAACAAAGCACAATCTTTAATGGAGAAATGGCCGGAGTTGAAAGCGTTTCATAGCGTAATGTCACAAACCTTTCACCCGAGCGAAGAGGGTAATTTACAACCTATAAAAGAACGCAGTGCAGAGTTGTTAGAGAAAGCAAATGCATTATCAAAATCAACTATTCCGGCTGATTATAAGAACGAAAAAATAAGCAATGCAGTGAAACGATTAGCTATCGGTGCCGAAAAATTAAATACAGCCATTAAAGACAAAAAGATAAGCGATGCTGAAATAACGCAAGCATTGACTAAACTTCACGATGTTTTTCATGAGATTATAGGTTTGTGTAAAAACGAAGAAAAACATTAATAAAGCTTAGCTCCTAATTTTATGGCAACAAATAATTTTCACCGTTTTATAGTGGTGTTAAGTTTACTTGTGTATATACCCGGTAATATAAAGGCGTGCGATGTTTGCGGATGTTCCCTGTCAGGCAATTACTTGGGTATATTGCCACAGTTTAAACAACATTTTATTGGTGTCAGGCATCAAGTAAACAGTTTTGAATCCAAACATATACCTTCCTTGTTTACCGAAAATGGAGGCAATGCTTCGCACGATGTATTACAACGAAGTGAATTGTGGGGACGCTTTTATCCAACCAAACGATTACAACTGTTTGCATTTATTCCTTATCAATACAATACACAAAAACAAGATAGTGTAACTAACCAAACACATGGTTTGTCAGATATAAGTATCGTAGCCAATTACATCCTTATCAACACAGGCGATACCGGCAGGTTAAGTTGGAAAAATACATTGACAGTAGGAGCGGGAGTAAAAACGCCTACCGGTAGTTTTGATAAAGATGGTGTTCCCGGTTTACAAATAGGTACAGGTACCTGGGATTTTTTAGCCAATGCCATTTATACAACCCGTTACAAAAAAGTAGGCTTAAATATAGATGCCAATGTAAGATTGAACGGAACCAATAATAACTATGAGTTTGGCAATAGGTATACATCCAGCACACGTTTGTTTTATTGGTATAAATGGAGGCGATTATCCATACTGCCCAATGGCGGATTTTTAGCCGAATATGCAGAGAAGGATGCCAAGAAAAATATACTACAAAAATACACAGGTGGTTATGGTTGCTATACCGCACTCGGTTTCGATTTGTATTATAACCGTGTATCAGTAAGTGGTACATTTACCATACCCATTCACGAAAATTTAAACGAAGGTTTAGTAAGCACCAACCATAGAATTAGTCTACAGGCTATTTATTTATTTTAACAAAAACATTTTAATGAAACAGAACATACAAAAACTACTTTTTATAAGTAGTATATTTATTGCATTTATACTAAGCGCTTGCAGTAAAAGCGAAACAAAAGAGAGTACCGAGGTACCCGCTCCAACCGTTAATTTTATTAAGCCGGCTAAAGAGCAACAGTTTAATGAGTATGATAGCATCTGGGTACTTATTAACATATCTGCCGAGGACGATTTACACGACTATTCAATACGCATAGATAATATAACCGAAAACACAGAAGCCCATGTATACAACGGGCATTCACACGGTAATTCAGCTACAGCCAATTTGTTGTTTATTCCCACTGTAAGTGTTGATGCTATTATGCAAATAACAGTAACTACTTTAGACCACAATGGAAACATCAATAAAAAAACCAGTTTGTTTAAAGTAAAAAACAGCAATGCATTACCCACTCCTTTTATCAATATAACATCACCTTCATTATCCACCTATAACAATGGCAGTACCATAAAATTAACCGGTTCCATTGGCCATGTTACTAGTTTAAAAATTGCGCAAATTACTTTGACAAAAAATGGAGTAGAAGTGTTGAAATATGCACCCTTAGTAAATGGGTTAAAAAACTATTTGTTTGATACCACATACCAAATAAACGTAACCCAAAACAGCGATTTTATTGTAAGCGTTACCGCTACCGATAGTGTTAATATTACAGCAAGCAAAACGTACAATTTTAACGTTACCCCATAATATGAAAAATATATTTATTTTAATAGTCGGTTTAAGTTTGTTTGCCTGTAACAATAAGCCCTCTGCTGCACAGTTACTGGACAATGAGGTAATGCGCGTACATGATGAAGCAATGGCACAATCAGCATTGGTGTTAAAACTCAAAAAAACCATCAATAACCAGTTGGACAGCACCCGTGATTTAACAAAAAGAGTACACTTACAAAAAATTTCAGCCCAGTTATATATAGCAGATAGAATGATGTTAGAATGGATGCACCAATATCAAACACCTAATTTAAGTAATGATACTGCCATAAATTACTTAAACATACAGTTAAATAAAATAAATGAAGTGCATTCAGTTACTTTTGAAAGCATAAAAACAGCCCAGTTGGTTCTTGATAAACAATGAAACAGTTTATAATTATTATCGGTTTTGTTATGTGCCAGTTAAGCGCAAATGCACAAAATATAGCTTGCCAAAAAGCTATAGATGCTATTCGTGTTGATAGTTTAACCAATTTGTTGCTTTCCTTAACTGGTAGAAAACCAGTAGTAGTGGAAAACCAAACTACATTGATTACTTCACGCAATGCATACCATAAAGACAATACAATTGCCACCGATTATTTGTACGAACAATGCGCACAACTAGGCTATCAGGTAATGCATAATCCGTTTGGAACCGATGGCAATAATGTAATAGCATATAAGTTAGGTACACGCACTACCAAAGAAGTATATATGCTTTGTGCCCATTATGATTGTGTTGGTACAAAAAATAAACCCTTTCAGGGCGCTGACGACAATGCAAGTGGAAGTGCGGCCTTACTGGAAGCAGCTAGAGTTTTAAAAAATTACCAGTTTCCATTTACCGTAGCTTTTGCCTTTTGGGATGAAGAGGAAGAAGGTTTATTAGGCAGCGCTGCCTTTTCGCCTTGGGGCCCGTTAGATTGGTTTATACAAGGCGTAATTAATTTAGATATGATTGCTTACGATGGCAATAATGATAGCTTAGCCAATATACATGTGTACCCAACCAAAACATCATTAACGTTTGGTCAACAAGTATTGAGTTGCAATACCTTGTATCCAATAGGTTTAAATCCGGTTATTATTAATCCCGGTACCCGTGCTTCCGACCATTTTTCCTTTTCGGTTAAAAACGTAACCGCTATAGGCTTAACAGAAGATTACGGCCCGGATTTTAATCCCAACTGGCATATGTTAAGCGATAGTATAGAAAATTGTCATATACCTTATTTTCATAAAATGACACAATTAGCTACCGCAGCCTTGTGTCATATAAGTGCCGATGGAGCAAATATTGCAGTAACAGAAATAAAACCACCCGTTATATCAGTTTATCCTAATCCAGCGGCCGGGCAAATAAATATAGGAGGTATACAAATACCATATCAAATAAGTATATCAGATGCATTGGGAAAACAAGTGTTACAAACTACCGTGCAAGACACTAAGCCATTATCCTTATCAGACGATATAACTA contains the following coding sequences:
- a CDS encoding NAD+ synthase translates to MKISIAQLNYHIGNFESNKNKMIAAIQQAKAEQADLVVFSELSMCGYPPRDFLEFNDFIKLNNEAISEIALHCTNGIAAIVGSPTINPETQGKDLFNSALFLHEGKIAQTISKTLLPNYDVFDEYRYFEPNRHFEVVHYKGKKLAITICEDLWNLNGNPMYIQCPMDELIKQAPDCIINIAASPFSKSQKQTRFEVLQTNAIKYKLPLVYVNHIGAQTQLIFDGGSCVLNAKGELVQQLKYFAEDNCTIVLDDIQTQTPIANVLPATGIDYANIESALVLGIKEYFHKQGFTKAILGLSGGVDSALVVYLAAKALGAENVLAVMLPSQYSSDHSVSDSQQLVKNLGVQSDLISIENTFEALQQSLSKQFANTEFSIAEENMQSRSRAVILMAMANKFGYILLNTSNKSELAVGYGTLYGDMCGGLSVIGDLYKTEVYGLCEFINSQKEIIPANILSKAPSAELRPNQKDSDSLPDYEVLDAILFHYIEQRKGPDEIIALGFEEALVKRTLKMVNTNEWKRLQAPPVLRVSAKAFGPGRRMPLVAKYLG
- a CDS encoding SDR family oxidoreductase translates to MNKKVVLITGTNSGFGYLTAKTCAAKGYTVYATMRDIKGRNAEKAQELSALENVHVVELDVTQLANVDEVVANVIAKEGQLDVIVNNAGYFGGGIAETYTETDLENMFDVNLKGTWRVTKSGLPHMRKQGEGLIINTSSVLGRFSAPFMTVYNSTKFAVEGLTEGLHYEVRPLGVDVVMIQPGAFPTEIFGKSVYGSDAAVAAGYGDLAKVPEQIGSGIGEMFEATKPNPQMIPDAIVKLIETPKGQRPLRTVIDGLTGDIAEKANANVKEGFGSFLTAFGMKDMLN
- a CDS encoding outer membrane beta-barrel protein; the protein is MRIRNILALFITIISIVPLMAQSDDDIPYEFGLRIAPQLSFSSPDSKSLKDGGSSLDWNFGFHVAKKFNDRYAIATEVNVINMTSKVKFSETMYVESAKITGGGAYTSDMAINYNLRYLQVPILFRMRTTPIKNKWRIFGEFGMGFGFLLRSKADINSSVLKLEDVDVDNPDNADKFKLRDDATSGENSTKINFMRPSFIIGGGATYDLFGQTKMYAGLRYDGGLYDYMDASKWNATNSFTALNIGIIF
- a CDS encoding UbiA family prenyltransferase; its protein translation is MKLIKVFIQSNIYIALAAVFLTVATQLQLGSNPQWHPYLFLIFFATLFEYNLHRLITVITNKEALQDPKHKWVNNNLPAFYFIVAVSVIGFVIAVLLAKNTVLITLIPIALITLFYSTPLTNKSKGLFRLRQIPFLKIFLIAFVWSTITILLPVIHSGISILHTHVLSMLVERFLFVFAITLPFDVRDIDADKQEGLQTIPLHIGENNAMRLANFSLGLCFGICLVHYIYTQQWFIIPAICISVISTFIFLKNKYLKTLPLYHYGILDGTMLLQGLLVLLFYYLCS
- a CDS encoding helix-turn-helix domain-containing protein, with protein sequence MNAEICKCPLTESLAIIGGKWKPVIIYNLSKTKKRFGQLDVAIPGISRKVLTAQLNELIEDKLVLRNSFAETPPRVEYSLTAKGKELLPILSAIAKWGKYLLEE
- a CDS encoding M28 family peptidase — its product is MKQFIIIIGFVMCQLSANAQNIACQKAIDAIRVDSLTNLLLSLTGRKPVVVENQTTLITSRNAYHKDNTIATDYLYEQCAQLGYQVMHNPFGTDGNNVIAYKLGTRTTKEVYMLCAHYDCVGTKNKPFQGADDNASGSAALLEAARVLKNYQFPFTVAFAFWDEEEEGLLGSAAFSPWGPLDWFIQGVINLDMIAYDGNNDSLANIHVYPTKTSLTFGQQVLSCNTLYPIGLNPVIINPGTRASDHFSFSVKNVTAIGLTEDYGPDFNPNWHMLSDSIENCHIPYFHKMTQLATAALCHISADGANIAVTEIKPPVISVYPNPAAGQINIGGIQIPYQISISDALGKQVLQTTVQDTKPLSLSDDITNGIYFITIIQNNNTHQQKITIIK
- a CDS encoding CPBP family intramembrane glutamic endopeptidase, translating into MEESIQTEQPKKVNWTSVIVYYVIACAFSWPFFWWRDMNTESWQQLGIPGFIKTWSYMWGPGVAAIICLYVFKKSHHKTITFFGTSVYKSLLFYFVPILALSIPGSSVGMDDINPHLAPWILGILGFISILGEELGWRGFLQDALAPVKPVYRFMLIGAMWELWHFTNRMGHGELQQIIVRVAIMMAACMVLSLILGIATDRSKSIMVAVTLHAWVDILADGGSPAIYIIFGLSVPFWFFMLRFWDKKTEVE